A part of Aegilops tauschii subsp. strangulata cultivar AL8/78 chromosome 2, Aet v6.0, whole genome shotgun sequence genomic DNA contains:
- the LOC109747355 gene encoding uncharacterized protein, with protein MVDPVSLVGMILTMVQLIASAAETARQNKKKCWELAQRACTLANVLPDYKYPAANDQETEIVLRRLKETLDEALTLIQSCQTVTVFSRSRKAAELDGVNRKINDCITDLNFIRQARTNHLTAASPVSFPAQTYDHGSYYQYQAQGAGGASSSACVGYPPPQHAPVNVHWTPAPSPYHASPAPSASGYNLSSFYTLPTVNKIFDRVCNGFR; from the coding sequence ATGGTCGACCCAGTGAGCCTGGTGGGCATGATCCTAACCATGGTGCAACTGATCGCAAGTGCCGCGGAGACGGCAAGGCAGAACAAGAAGAAGTGCTGGGAGCTCGCCCAACGCGCGTGCACTCTGGCCAACGTACTGCCCGACTACAAATACCCGGCGGCGAACGACCAGGAGACGGAGATAGTATTGAGGAGGCTCAAGGAGACCCTCGACGAAGCCTTGACGCTCATCCAGTCCTGCCAGACTGTAACTGTATTCTCCCGTAGCCGGAAGGCCGCCGAATTAGATGGGGTTAATAGAAAGATCAACGACTGCATCACGGACCTCAATTTCATCAGACAAGCTCGCACAAATCACCTAACAGCAGCTAGCCCAGTCTCATTCCCAGCTCAAACTTATGACCACGGCTCCTACTATCAGTATCAGGCACAAGGAGCCGGAGGTGCCTCCAGCAGCGCCTGTGTTGGCTACCCCCCGCCCCAGCACGCTCCCGTCAATGTTCACTGGACTCCGGCTCCGTCTCCCTACCATGCTTCTCCAGCCCCCTCGGCCTCGGGTTACAATCTATCTTCTTTTTACACCCTTCCAACGGTCAACAAGATCTTTGACCGTGTGTGTAATGGATTCCGCTAG